One genomic segment of Catalinimonas alkaloidigena includes these proteins:
- a CDS encoding tetratricopeptide repeat protein, whose amino-acid sequence MSEEIINALSRINGLKVTARTSSFAFKGLKEDVRIIGNKLGVASVIEGSVRKAGKRVRITIQLIRTDNGFHLWSENFDRKLSDIFALQDEISLLVADKIRENFDHMEISDHLVTSKTSNAEAYQLLLKGSFHFKRKDLEDIQKALAYFQDALQLDPDYAEAHAFIGETYLHYAGFNLITAEKGHSEAREAAEKALQINENEARAHKVLAYIHLFYDWDWDGAIASYNRAIESGLTNENEFITYYYIFIQKDYDQAIRIAKENVVKDPLHVISHWQLGLCYYFAGRFEEALHAFEQSLQQDSNFSESLRWKGVVLGYLGRFEEALTAIEQALTITRGEGLALLDRLTVKILQQEHAGVVEEIEQMQHLDPCDPAALYSLLNMPEKAVAWLEKGLEARSVMMVSLKHFWIWNNIRQDAAFQRIYKSMHFHEQRALKADPRSHQLQEGGAAKLSSEEIVEVTEAISQLLMDEANVTDQSLSLRSLAEAVNLHPNKLSWLLNRHVGKNFNEFINQYRLEIFKQKALAPDNHHLTLLGLAYESGFNSKSVFNDYFKKSTGLTPRAWVKAQAKV is encoded by the coding sequence ATGAGCGAGGAGATCATCAACGCCCTCAGCCGAATCAATGGACTCAAAGTAACCGCCCGCACTTCTTCCTTCGCCTTCAAAGGATTAAAAGAAGACGTTCGTATCATTGGCAATAAGCTGGGCGTGGCCTCGGTCATTGAAGGAAGTGTCCGAAAAGCCGGGAAACGTGTGCGTATCACCATACAGCTCATCCGTACGGATAATGGCTTCCACCTCTGGTCAGAAAATTTTGACCGCAAACTCTCGGATATATTTGCATTGCAGGATGAAATCAGCCTGCTAGTGGCGGATAAAATCCGGGAAAACTTCGACCACATGGAAATCAGTGACCATTTGGTAACATCCAAAACCAGTAATGCTGAGGCTTACCAATTGCTGCTCAAAGGTAGCTTTCACTTCAAGCGCAAAGACCTGGAGGACATCCAAAAAGCACTTGCCTACTTTCAGGATGCCTTACAGTTAGATCCTGACTATGCCGAGGCTCATGCCTTCATCGGAGAGACCTATCTGCACTACGCAGGCTTTAACCTGATCACTGCCGAAAAAGGGCACAGCGAGGCGCGTGAGGCCGCAGAAAAAGCCCTGCAAATAAACGAAAACGAAGCCCGGGCACATAAGGTGCTGGCCTACATTCATCTCTTTTACGACTGGGACTGGGATGGCGCCATCGCCTCTTATAACCGCGCAATTGAAAGCGGACTCACCAACGAAAACGAGTTCATTACCTACTACTACATTTTCATCCAGAAAGACTACGATCAGGCGATACGGATTGCCAAGGAAAATGTGGTGAAAGACCCGCTGCATGTCATTAGCCACTGGCAGTTGGGGCTTTGTTATTATTTTGCCGGTCGCTTTGAGGAAGCCTTGCATGCTTTTGAGCAGAGCCTGCAGCAGGACAGCAATTTTAGCGAATCTCTGCGATGGAAAGGTGTAGTGCTGGGATACCTGGGTCGTTTTGAGGAGGCCCTTACCGCAATTGAGCAGGCGCTCACCATCACCCGGGGCGAAGGACTGGCCTTGCTGGACCGGCTGACCGTGAAGATTTTGCAGCAGGAACATGCAGGTGTGGTGGAGGAAATTGAACAGATGCAGCACCTTGATCCCTGTGACCCGGCTGCCCTGTACAGCCTGCTCAACATGCCCGAAAAAGCAGTGGCGTGGCTGGAAAAAGGGTTGGAAGCCCGATCGGTGATGATGGTTTCTTTGAAGCACTTCTGGATATGGAACAACATACGGCAGGATGCCGCTTTTCAGCGGATTTACAAAAGCATGCATTTCCACGAGCAGAGAGCCCTCAAAGCTGACCCGCGCTCCCACCAGTTGCAGGAAGGTGGAGCCGCCAAATTATCGTCCGAAGAAATTGTGGAGGTCACCGAGGCGATCAGTCAGCTACTCATGGATGAAGCTAATGTCACCGATCAAAGCCTGAGTCTACGGTCCCTGGCCGAAGCCGTGAACCTTCATCCTAACAAGCTAAGCTGGCTGCTCAACCGGCATGTGGGCAAAAACTTTAATGAGTTTATCAACCAGTACCGCCTGGAGATCTTCAAGCAGAAAGCCCTGGCCCCTGATAACCACCACCTGACCCTGCTGGGACTGGCCTACGAGAGCGGCTTCAATTCAAAATCGGTGTTTAATGATTATTTCAAAAAATCCACCGGCCTCACTCCCCGTGCCTGGGTGAAGGCACAGGCAAAAGTATAG
- a CDS encoding alpha/beta fold hydrolase, protein MTNVTNTSLNAIEFPEPTMIPVNDVELEVFEAGKQNVGKPIVLCHGFPEHAFSWRYQIPALVKAGYHVIVPNQRGYGNSSCPTKVTEYDIEHLTGDLVALLNYYRYQDATFVGHDWGANVVWNLAILHPEKVNKVINLALPYQERGEKPWIEFMEEVFGEDFYFVHFNRQPGVADAILKENTYRFLRNLFRKNVPPAPPEPGMLMINLARADKPLGEPIMDDNELSVFVSAFESSGFTGSINWYRNLDRNWHLLADVKPMILQPTLMIYGDRDLIPKAQSLKGFVPNLDVVSLDCGHWIQQEKPKETNQAILKWLEQQNP, encoded by the coding sequence ATGACAAACGTAACAAACACTAGTCTTAATGCAATCGAGTTTCCAGAGCCAACAATGATTCCAGTCAATGATGTTGAGCTTGAAGTATTTGAAGCAGGGAAACAAAATGTAGGCAAACCTATTGTGCTTTGCCATGGCTTTCCAGAGCATGCGTTTTCTTGGCGTTATCAAATCCCAGCACTTGTCAAAGCTGGTTACCATGTTATTGTTCCCAACCAAAGAGGTTATGGAAACTCATCTTGTCCGACCAAAGTAACAGAATATGACATAGAACACTTAACAGGAGACCTGGTTGCATTACTCAATTATTATAGATATCAAGATGCTACTTTTGTTGGTCATGATTGGGGTGCAAATGTGGTTTGGAATCTTGCAATATTACATCCTGAGAAGGTAAATAAAGTGATAAATTTGGCCTTACCTTATCAAGAGAGAGGAGAAAAGCCTTGGATTGAGTTTATGGAAGAGGTTTTTGGAGAGGACTTCTATTTTGTCCACTTCAATAGACAACCGGGGGTGGCAGATGCTATATTGAAAGAGAATACATATCGTTTTCTTCGTAACCTGTTTCGCAAGAATGTACCTCCCGCACCGCCAGAGCCAGGAATGTTAATGATTAATCTTGCTAGAGCAGATAAACCACTTGGTGAGCCCATAATGGATGACAACGAACTGTCCGTTTTTGTCTCCGCTTTCGAGTCATCAGGGTTTACAGGGAGTATAAATTGGTACAGAAACCTTGACCGCAATTGGCATTTATTGGCAGACGTGAAGCCAATGATTCTACAACCGACATTGATGATATATGGTGATCGAGATTTGATTCCGAAGGCTCAAAGCTTGAAAGGTTTCGTACCAAATTTGGATGTGGTTAGCTTAGATTGTGGTCATTGGATTCAGCAAGAAAAGCCAAAAGAAACAAATCAAGCAATTTTAAAATGGCTAGAACAACAGAATCCCTAA
- a CDS encoding serine hydrolase domain-containing protein: MTRQRSKRITQAVLLVGTIISLFFVPWLLVKAWILPLPDTVQEQLDEAIGHGFEGMVVYIDQTGKPPQYFASGWHNRESEIPAKPDALFKIASISKLYDAVAVTKLVSDERLSLDKTIADYLPELVGRIENAENITLRLMIQHRSGIPNFTDAPNFWATPTETYEESLALIQGKPANFEPGEDYEYCNTNYLLINKIMDDILGYENFQFIQEEILIPLNLNHTFASLSEVNIDNVMSGYHVGYPHDLKTNDYGMHATAEDVGTFLRALNDGSVFDEGEQEIYSSVYEYEHAGWVPGYQSFAKYHKDLDAVIIEFYSTTDPKLYNWNLSEIINNRIVKILKRQKSS, encoded by the coding sequence ATGACCAGGCAAAGATCAAAACGAATCACCCAGGCTGTACTGCTCGTAGGCACAATCATCTCCCTGTTCTTTGTACCATGGCTTTTGGTAAAGGCGTGGATACTTCCGCTACCGGATACGGTTCAAGAACAGTTAGATGAGGCCATTGGTCATGGATTTGAAGGAATGGTTGTCTATATAGACCAGACTGGTAAACCACCTCAGTATTTTGCTTCCGGATGGCATAATAGAGAATCTGAGATACCTGCCAAACCTGACGCACTATTTAAGATTGCCAGCATCAGCAAGCTATACGACGCTGTGGCTGTCACCAAATTGGTAAGTGATGAACGTCTTTCTTTGGATAAAACCATCGCAGATTATTTACCGGAGCTTGTAGGAAGAATTGAAAACGCTGAGAATATTACCTTGAGGTTGATGATTCAGCATAGAAGTGGCATTCCCAATTTTACGGACGCGCCGAACTTTTGGGCAACTCCAACCGAGACCTATGAAGAAAGTCTTGCATTGATTCAGGGCAAGCCGGCCAACTTTGAACCCGGTGAAGACTACGAATATTGTAATACGAATTACCTGTTAATTAATAAGATAATGGATGACATTCTGGGTTATGAGAACTTTCAATTCATTCAGGAAGAAATTCTAATACCGCTAAATCTTAACCATACCTTCGCTTCGCTAAGTGAAGTAAATATAGACAATGTAATGAGTGGCTATCATGTAGGATATCCTCATGATTTAAAGACAAACGATTATGGCATGCATGCCACCGCAGAAGACGTGGGGACATTCCTAAGGGCATTAAACGATGGATCTGTATTTGATGAAGGAGAGCAAGAAATCTATTCCTCCGTTTACGAGTATGAGCATGCCGGTTGGGTTCCGGGATATCAGAGTTTCGCAAAATATCACAAAGACCTTGATGCTGTTATTATTGAGTTTTACAGTACCACCGACCCTAAACTGTACAATTGGAATTTGTCAGAAATCATCAATAATAGAATTGTCAAAATACTGAAAAGGCAGAAAAGCTCATAG
- a CDS encoding DUF4386 domain-containing protein, with protein sequence MTENRKPFGLIAAIAILLMAVAAGFAYGYVQSSLLADDAQTTVQNVQNSPGLLKAGILAWVVVLVCDLVVCWALYHYFKHVHRSLSLLSSGLRLVYSGWLAVAIAQLVYLLPLLNNPDQAAALQVMQQFASFEEIWSAGLIVFGLHLLALAYLSLLSQNIPRIFGWLLLFAGFSYLFVHTGKWLFPGARLIDQLETLLSLPMAVGELAFALWLLIRSRNVASPQFHSVKKELIQVHSREKI encoded by the coding sequence ATGACTGAAAATCGCAAACCCTTCGGACTTATCGCCGCCATCGCCATCCTTCTCATGGCGGTAGCAGCAGGCTTTGCCTACGGTTATGTGCAGAGCAGCCTTTTGGCAGATGACGCACAAACAACTGTGCAAAATGTCCAAAATTCACCTGGACTGCTCAAAGCAGGCATACTTGCCTGGGTAGTAGTGCTAGTCTGCGACCTGGTCGTTTGCTGGGCGTTGTATCATTACTTTAAGCACGTTCACCGCTCACTATCTTTGCTCTCTTCCGGCCTGCGGCTGGTGTATAGCGGTTGGCTGGCAGTGGCTATCGCCCAACTTGTCTACCTGCTTCCGTTACTCAATAATCCTGATCAAGCAGCGGCACTTCAGGTGATGCAGCAGTTTGCGTCTTTTGAGGAAATCTGGTCGGCAGGGCTGATCGTCTTTGGACTGCATTTGCTAGCATTGGCTTATTTGTCACTACTATCTCAAAATATTCCGCGTATCTTTGGCTGGCTACTACTATTTGCTGGATTCAGCTATTTATTTGTCCATACAGGCAAATGGCTATTTCCGGGAGCACGGCTTATTGATCAATTGGAAACCTTGCTCAGCCTACCGATGGCAGTGGGAGAGTTGGCTTTTGCCCTTTGGTTATTGATACGCAGCAGGAATGTAGCATCGCCACAATTCCATTCTGTCAAGAAGGAACTCATACAAGTGCATAGTCGCGAAAAAATATGA
- a CDS encoding DUF6326 family protein, which produces MKIFEWDGKRKNLLSLLWIYLTLNYIYCDVFTLHLSSYLEAFLSGDVGGMKITEEFLLAFSVVMQIPMIMIVLSRYLTFRLNKYFNIVAGIITTSIQAFTVTMGGTLHYMFFSFFEISTGLIIIYLAVTWKQDTKS; this is translated from the coding sequence ATGAAAATTTTTGAATGGGATGGAAAACGTAAGAATCTATTATCTCTGCTTTGGATTTACCTAACACTAAATTATATCTATTGTGATGTGTTTACTTTACACCTTTCCAGTTACTTAGAAGCATTTTTATCTGGTGACGTAGGTGGCATGAAGATAACTGAAGAGTTTTTATTAGCTTTCTCCGTTGTGATGCAAATTCCTATGATCATGATTGTCCTGTCTAGGTACTTAACTTTCAGACTAAACAAATATTTCAATATTGTTGCAGGCATCATTACGACTTCAATTCAAGCCTTTACGGTGACTATGGGGGGTACACTTCACTATATGTTCTTTAGCTTCTTTGAGATAAGTACCGGTTTAATAATTATTTATCTAGCAGTCACTTGGAAGCAGGACACGAAGTCATAG
- a CDS encoding NAD(P)-dependent alcohol dehydrogenase produces the protein MKTIQMKAVLATGYGSAEVLQLSRVSRPEPKPDEILVKVYASSATRADSMMLSGKPYIGRLFNGLKKPKNPIPGTGFAGVVESVGEAVKSFKIGERVFGETTLSFSTNAEYVAIAEQGVILPMPDNMRYEEAASFCDGPLTSINFLKEIAQIQAGEKVLINGAAGSLGSAAVQLAKYFGAEVTGVCSTGNVGLVKSLGADHVIDYRQQDFTQLDEKYDFIYDTVGKSTFSKSKQVLKPYGMYLSPVLKFPLLLEMIRTSLFGKKKAKFAATGLKSVDELRDMLSELLSIYRDGKLKPVIDRQFPLEKLAEAHRYIELGHKKGNVVIVTA, from the coding sequence ATGAAAACTATACAGATGAAAGCCGTTCTCGCCACCGGTTACGGAAGTGCCGAAGTACTACAACTCAGCCGGGTAAGCAGACCTGAACCCAAGCCCGATGAAATACTGGTGAAAGTCTACGCCAGTTCAGCCACCCGAGCCGACAGCATGATGCTCAGTGGCAAGCCCTATATCGGCCGCCTCTTTAACGGACTGAAAAAGCCCAAGAATCCAATTCCCGGGACCGGCTTTGCGGGAGTGGTGGAATCGGTCGGTGAAGCGGTGAAGTCTTTCAAAATTGGAGAAAGGGTATTCGGAGAAACCACCCTGAGCTTCAGCACCAATGCCGAGTATGTCGCCATAGCCGAGCAGGGCGTCATCCTGCCCATGCCCGACAATATGCGCTATGAAGAGGCAGCCAGTTTCTGCGATGGCCCTCTTACCTCCATCAACTTTCTAAAAGAAATCGCGCAGATACAAGCCGGTGAAAAAGTGCTGATCAACGGAGCGGCCGGTAGCCTGGGCAGTGCTGCGGTCCAATTAGCCAAATACTTCGGCGCGGAAGTCACCGGCGTATGCAGCACCGGCAATGTAGGCTTGGTCAAATCTCTGGGTGCCGACCATGTCATTGACTACCGGCAGCAGGATTTTACCCAATTGGATGAAAAATACGATTTTATCTACGACACAGTAGGCAAAAGCACCTTCAGCAAAAGCAAACAGGTGCTCAAACCTTATGGCATGTACCTTTCGCCGGTCCTGAAGTTCCCGCTACTGCTAGAAATGATACGTACTTCGCTATTCGGAAAAAAGAAAGCCAAATTTGCTGCCACTGGTCTGAAGTCGGTTGATGAACTGAGGGACATGCTTTCCGAACTGCTTAGTATCTACCGGGACGGGAAGCTGAAACCGGTGATAGACCGGCAGTTTCCCTTAGAAAAGCTTGCCGAAGCCCACCGGTATATTGAACTGGGGCACAAGAAAGGAAATGTTGTCATCGTCACTGCCTAA
- a CDS encoding tetratricopeptide repeat protein, producing MLSDNMTGNSIAVLPFKNFSSDPENEYFSDGITEEIINALAKIEQLKVISRTSSFFFKNKDVPLKEIAAQLKVAIVLEGSVRVAHGMVRITAQLIEAAEDFHFWSESWDRKLENIFEVQDEISLLIAEKLREQFGHFEIADHLVNRQTDRLDAYALSLKAKYYFNKWNPQDVRTAIGLFEQVIQMDPQHTESYVGLADAYGFMATTEFMPRQEAWQQAVTYTHKAYELDPENAGVHYQLANLAFFTDCNFAEAARHTFRAVKLKPNYPEAQQYMSFLYMLCGNMDKALHHLQLALAIDPLNQETLFYKAYYAYRAKEFASARQQLEALLDKNPKNLPALIVKAYCLLMLKEFDKATSLLESMPPEITIPDEKLGINCLASIMRGDQAKTEAYLPKLKSGAEHNTSFQAHTYLFLAYVQQNRFDEAFDWLKKALKLKSSIFLLSFSDPLAQALKQDARYTSFHQQLYPAIGQETEADEKKDPLLDQATANAYQENLLDFVENERPYLNPSLSLRLLAEQVEIHPNQLSWLLNEKMGKNFNEFVNHYRVAHFKQLALDDANHHISLLGLAYESGFNSKTVFNTFFKKETGMTPSAFVKSKS from the coding sequence ATGTTATCCGATAATATGACCGGAAATTCTATCGCCGTACTACCCTTCAAAAACTTTAGCTCTGACCCGGAGAACGAGTACTTCAGCGATGGCATCACCGAAGAGATCATCAATGCGCTGGCCAAGATTGAACAGCTGAAAGTCATCTCCCGCACTTCTTCTTTCTTTTTCAAAAACAAAGACGTTCCCCTGAAGGAAATTGCCGCGCAGCTAAAAGTGGCCATCGTGCTGGAGGGCAGCGTCAGGGTAGCACACGGAATGGTGCGTATCACCGCCCAGCTAATAGAGGCGGCAGAAGATTTTCACTTCTGGTCGGAGTCCTGGGACCGTAAGCTGGAAAATATTTTTGAGGTGCAGGATGAGATCAGCCTGCTGATCGCCGAAAAACTGCGGGAGCAGTTCGGGCACTTTGAGATCGCCGACCACCTGGTCAACCGGCAGACCGATAGGCTGGATGCCTATGCCCTTTCACTCAAAGCGAAGTACTATTTCAACAAGTGGAACCCCCAGGACGTACGGACAGCTATCGGCCTTTTTGAGCAGGTGATTCAGATGGATCCGCAGCATACCGAGTCTTACGTGGGGCTGGCCGATGCCTACGGCTTTATGGCTACTACCGAATTTATGCCCCGGCAGGAAGCCTGGCAGCAGGCGGTGACTTATACGCATAAAGCATACGAACTGGATCCGGAGAATGCCGGTGTACATTATCAACTGGCCAACCTGGCATTCTTCACCGACTGTAATTTTGCGGAAGCTGCCCGACATACCTTCCGGGCGGTGAAACTGAAGCCCAACTATCCGGAAGCCCAGCAGTATATGTCCTTTCTCTACATGCTTTGTGGAAATATGGATAAAGCCCTGCACCACCTCCAACTTGCGCTTGCGATAGATCCGCTCAACCAGGAGACGCTTTTTTACAAAGCTTACTATGCGTACCGTGCTAAGGAATTCGCCTCAGCCCGGCAACAGTTGGAGGCTCTTCTGGACAAAAACCCTAAAAACCTACCGGCCCTGATTGTCAAAGCTTACTGCCTGCTGATGCTGAAGGAATTTGATAAAGCCACTTCCCTCCTGGAAAGTATGCCTCCGGAAATCACCATACCCGACGAAAAGCTGGGGATTAACTGTCTGGCCAGCATCATGCGGGGAGATCAGGCGAAAACGGAGGCCTACCTGCCTAAGCTGAAGTCAGGTGCAGAGCACAATACCTCTTTCCAGGCCCATACTTACCTTTTTCTGGCCTATGTACAGCAAAACCGCTTTGATGAAGCCTTTGACTGGCTGAAAAAAGCCCTGAAGCTGAAATCATCCATTTTTCTGTTGAGCTTCTCTGATCCGCTGGCTCAGGCGCTAAAGCAGGATGCCCGTTACACCAGCTTTCATCAACAGCTCTATCCGGCCATTGGACAAGAAACTGAAGCAGATGAAAAGAAAGATCCACTGCTGGATCAAGCGACCGCGAATGCTTACCAGGAAAATCTGCTGGATTTTGTAGAAAATGAACGCCCTTACCTCAACCCCAGCCTGAGCCTGCGGCTATTGGCCGAGCAGGTGGAAATCCACCCTAACCAGCTATCCTGGCTGTTAAACGAAAAAATGGGCAAAAACTTCAATGAGTTTGTCAACCACTACCGGGTAGCACATTTTAAACAGCTGGCATTGGATGATGCCAATCACCACATCTCCCTGCTGGGCCTGGCTTATGAAAGCGGCTTCAACTCCAAAACGGTTTTCAATACTTTCTTCAAAAAAGAAACCGGCATGACGCCCAGCGCCTTCGTCAAAAGCAAATCCTGA
- a CDS encoding alpha/beta fold hydrolase produces MSALFDSPKTRNIIEALYYQKLDELNLSYESIKVETSFGDTHVLLIGKKDNPPLVLLHGSNGCAPIALEAMRGLEKNFRMYAIDLIGQPNLSEGLRPSMKDHSYGQWLYELLSRFSIRDAVLVGISLGGFIGWKALVYDEKRIAQAYLVVPAGIVSGHPLQALQKVFLPIKLYQWRRKLSYVRDFLRELFTEEDDFAREFLSEVLLHFDQDFSPIPLISRKEARKIKTPLHIVGADGDILFPGEKMLRRAHQIFPSLKNTILLENSRHVPSAAGNTQIVNLINQQYHGIAIQP; encoded by the coding sequence ATGTCAGCATTATTTGATTCACCCAAAACAAGAAACATCATAGAAGCACTCTACTACCAAAAGTTAGATGAGTTGAACCTTTCCTACGAAAGTATAAAAGTAGAAACAAGCTTCGGAGATACCCATGTGCTTCTAATAGGGAAGAAAGATAATCCGCCGCTAGTCTTACTACACGGCTCCAACGGATGTGCGCCCATCGCCCTTGAGGCAATGAGGGGTTTAGAAAAGAACTTCCGTATGTATGCTATCGATTTGATTGGTCAACCTAACCTGAGTGAAGGCCTTCGCCCCTCTATGAAAGATCACTCTTACGGCCAGTGGTTGTACGAGCTACTGTCTCGGTTCAGTATCCGCGATGCCGTATTGGTCGGTATTTCGCTGGGTGGTTTCATTGGCTGGAAAGCGTTGGTGTACGACGAAAAACGAATTGCCCAGGCCTACCTTGTTGTACCGGCTGGCATTGTCAGTGGCCATCCACTACAAGCACTACAAAAAGTATTTTTACCGATAAAACTGTACCAGTGGCGAAGAAAACTATCTTACGTCCGTGATTTTCTACGTGAGCTGTTTACTGAAGAGGATGATTTTGCACGGGAGTTTCTCTCAGAAGTACTTCTTCATTTTGATCAGGATTTCTCACCCATCCCGCTGATTAGTCGGAAAGAAGCTCGAAAGATTAAAACCCCACTACATATCGTTGGGGCCGACGGGGATATACTTTTTCCGGGGGAAAAAATGCTACGAAGAGCGCATCAGATTTTTCCATCGCTAAAAAACACGATCTTGCTAGAAAACTCTCGCCACGTTCCGTCGGCGGCCGGTAATACTCAGATTGTAAACTTAATTAACCAACAATATCATGGAATCGCTATTCAACCCTAA
- a CDS encoding RHS repeat domain-containing protein — protein MGYHEDDFNGIGATQEDNQLWARLNEQYNYSGLHNGNIAWMQTHLAGMAGEEGENNNSGMQAMLYQYDQLNRLVLSRSLSNYSEGTGFASRNTSGAEAFDTDYSYDANGNLLNLQRYNQQASLRDDYTYNYAAGTNKLTSLGDSIPADTIWYDSKTYDSGVIKSDGKVYREITVEGNTTADGRYNAQLRANEVITLKPDFHATAGSGFHAKWVDEANYEIDDDNATYQYDEIGNLISDSSDGVKISWTPYGKVRQVKHNDSTQVTYRYDGAGNRILKAVDRAGFTHTTTYVRDASGNVLAIYQDSTLAEQPIYGSSRLGMYKGGTAAGHETLGKRQYELYNHLGNVLAVITDNINMDADSTWATVTSLHDYYPFGMEMEGRSYIADVDDENYRFGFNGKMKDNSFGSTNYDYGFRIYSPKIGKFLSVDPLTKSYPMLTPYQFASNTPIQAVDLDGLEAYHFHSLGMYTKFTSMIEGKSESEVMAIASNMYYGVNDWINKEDKLQSMEKGWGADSEYNMAITRNNGGPFRVFAPGDNVASIHHATDKLEEIRQGELQKRQAAYEKAVFKMYDGISQDIDEREFNLKLITNLAIIEGALASFGSSLYASGGVTLANSFSVGLDFANIAISVDDIFGNFATENFDQNDYSTFKLGVNFLGIGNNFKSIFYDGNPFDGINSLNFFNDLNGVYDYSSDKLETQNSDEKK, from the coding sequence TTGGGCTATCATGAAGACGACTTTAATGGCATTGGCGCTACGCAGGAAGATAATCAACTGTGGGCCCGACTCAATGAGCAGTATAATTACAGTGGATTGCATAATGGCAACATTGCCTGGATGCAAACCCATCTGGCAGGAATGGCCGGAGAGGAAGGAGAAAACAACAACTCAGGTATGCAGGCTATGCTTTATCAGTACGACCAGCTCAACCGTTTGGTACTCTCCCGCAGCCTTAGCAATTATAGCGAAGGCACTGGCTTTGCTAGTCGTAATACCAGTGGCGCTGAAGCTTTTGATACTGACTACAGCTATGATGCTAACGGAAACCTGCTCAACTTGCAACGGTACAACCAGCAGGCTAGCTTGAGGGATGATTACACCTACAACTATGCTGCAGGAACCAATAAACTAACGAGTCTGGGAGACTCTATACCTGCCGATACGATTTGGTATGATAGTAAGACTTATGATAGCGGAGTCATAAAATCTGATGGCAAAGTGTACCGAGAAATTACGGTAGAAGGTAATACAACAGCTGATGGAAGATATAACGCTCAACTCAGAGCCAATGAGGTCATTACATTGAAACCAGATTTCCATGCTACTGCAGGCAGTGGTTTCCATGCCAAGTGGGTAGATGAAGCTAACTATGAGATTGATGATGACAATGCTACCTACCAATATGATGAGATAGGCAATCTGATCTCTGATAGTAGTGATGGAGTAAAGATTAGCTGGACCCCCTATGGCAAAGTACGGCAGGTGAAGCATAATGATAGCACTCAAGTTACTTACCGCTATGATGGTGCGGGTAACCGAATTCTGAAGGCAGTGGATAGAGCAGGCTTTACCCATACCACCACTTATGTACGCGATGCCTCCGGCAATGTGCTGGCCATCTACCAGGACTCTACTTTGGCGGAGCAGCCTATTTATGGCAGTAGCCGATTGGGTATGTACAAGGGAGGAACAGCAGCTGGCCATGAGACACTAGGCAAACGCCAGTATGAGTTATACAATCATCTGGGCAATGTACTGGCTGTGATTACCGACAACATCAATATGGACGCTGACTCTACCTGGGCCACTGTTACCAGCCTCCACGACTACTACCCGTTCGGTATGGAAATGGAAGGTAGAAGCTATATCGCTGATGTAGATGATGAAAACTACCGTTTCGGCTTCAATGGCAAAATGAAGGATAATTCTTTTGGCAGCACGAATTATGATTACGGGTTTAGAATATACTCGCCGAAGATCGGGAAGTTCTTGAGCGTGGACCCGTTGACGAAGAGTTATCCCATGCTGACGCCTTATCAGTTTGCAAGTAATACACCAATCCAAGCTGTAGATTTAGATGGGTTGGAGGCTTATCATTTTCATAGTTTGGGAATGTACACCAAATTTACGTCAATGATCGAGGGTAAATCTGAGTCTGAAGTTATGGCTATTGCGTCTAACATGTACTATGGTGTAAATGACTGGATTAACAAAGAAGATAAACTTCAATCTATGGAAAAGGGTTGGGGGGCAGATAGTGAATATAACATGGCAATTACCAGAAATAATGGAGGGCCATTCAGAGTTTTTGCTCCAGGAGACAATGTCGCAAGTATTCACCATGCTACAGATAAACTTGAGGAAATAAGACAAGGAGAACTACAGAAAAGACAAGCAGCTTATGAAAAGGCTGTATTTAAAATGTATGATGGGATTAGTCAAGATATAGATGAAAGAGAATTTAACCTGAAGTTAATAACCAATTTAGCAATTATAGAGGGGGCATTAGCTTCCTTTGGATCTTCTCTTTATGCCTCTGGTGGTGTAACTCTTGCAAATAGTTTTTCTGTAGGGCTAGATTTCGCAAATATTGCTATTAGTGTTGATGATATTTTTGGAAATTTTGCTACTGAGAATTTTGATCAGAATGATTATTCTACATTTAAATTAGGAGTTAATTTCCTGGGAATAGGAAATAACTTTAAGTCTATTTTTTATGATGGAAATCCATTTGATGGAATTAATTCATTAAACTTTTTTAATGATCTCAATGGAGTATATGACTATAGTTCAGACAAACTAGAAACCCAAAACAGTGATGAAAAAAAATAA